A region of Kiritimatiellales bacterium DNA encodes the following proteins:
- a CDS encoding endo-1,3-alpha-glucanase family glycosylhydrolase — MQAKHYLFFSLNICAAFLCTVPGAAKENPLRGMVLVDYMSGQKLSQSYNVLCNPYHTGSAVEEVRATLRDIPMFSAGAWKTGETLPWGATAKDAMLFDFALMKRFGIDAICLNYGMGVNKWPDPKEQPHGLIAVYKPIIEALKERPDLKVLFQMDQAYPNGILPPKRVREEGMEDLFDHYLDTPNLLRDEKGNVVIDTYRANILDPSMNADDIPAHTDRFFQDQRQVVANWQEILAKLGERYDTNFVVFADMPPAWSFVPQLETGAITGVAKLTQEQRRQYFDLWAEPFLGIKFFGVLDDPERTQAVYNDAIDSNNKFGKLSVIPVWHGWHRVWNKRIAFDGWYNLIKTFENTRRANNPVIKVIIWNDYQENSQLAPTFRQGFGKLLILDHYLKRFKTGEEPAVEKDVVILHYPPYLGNPVATDFHTVLQCYQPLRDFVHVAVFAKEDSTLVFGNETRSVSAGLSFHEFDAVPGKQAASLLRSNEPVAQVEGLYEIFDGIPYRTDKVPYIWSSECHTLFREYAGYDLDPHDGRWADINENGIADWFELCQPDKKVQRP; from the coding sequence ATGCAGGCAAAACACTATCTGTTTTTTTCTTTAAATATATGTGCGGCGTTTCTGTGCACTGTGCCCGGTGCTGCAAAAGAAAATCCGCTGCGCGGAATGGTTCTGGTTGATTATATGTCCGGACAGAAACTGTCCCAGAGTTATAATGTGCTATGCAATCCGTATCATACCGGCAGCGCAGTAGAAGAAGTGCGGGCAACGCTGCGTGACATCCCCATGTTTTCCGCCGGTGCATGGAAAACGGGAGAAACTCTGCCGTGGGGAGCCACCGCAAAAGACGCCATGCTGTTTGATTTTGCTTTGATGAAGCGTTTCGGTATTGATGCGATCTGTCTCAATTATGGCATGGGCGTAAACAAATGGCCGGATCCGAAAGAACAGCCGCACGGATTGATCGCTGTCTATAAACCGATCATTGAAGCGCTTAAAGAAAGGCCAGACTTAAAAGTTCTGTTTCAGATGGATCAGGCATACCCCAACGGCATACTGCCGCCTAAAAGGGTCCGTGAAGAAGGAATGGAGGACTTGTTTGACCACTATCTGGATACACCCAATCTGCTGCGCGATGAAAAAGGCAATGTGGTCATCGATACCTACCGGGCGAACATCCTTGATCCGTCGATGAATGCGGATGATATTCCTGCTCATACCGACCGGTTTTTTCAAGACCAACGGCAGGTTGTTGCAAACTGGCAGGAAATCCTCGCGAAACTGGGCGAGCGGTATGATACAAATTTTGTGGTGTTTGCTGATATGCCGCCGGCATGGAGTTTCGTTCCCCAACTGGAAACAGGTGCAATTACAGGTGTGGCGAAACTGACTCAGGAACAGCGGAGACAATATTTTGATCTGTGGGCGGAGCCGTTCCTGGGAATAAAATTTTTCGGAGTACTGGATGATCCGGAACGGACACAAGCCGTTTACAATGATGCCATCGACAGTAATAATAAATTCGGGAAACTCTCTGTAATCCCCGTCTGGCATGGCTGGCACCGGGTCTGGAACAAAAGAATCGCGTTTGACGGCTGGTATAATTTAATTAAAACATTTGAAAACACACGCCGCGCGAATAATCCGGTGATAAAAGTGATCATCTGGAACGACTATCAGGAAAATTCCCAGCTCGCGCCGACGTTCCGGCAGGGATTCGGCAAGCTGCTGATCCTTGATCATTATCTGAAACGGTTTAAAACCGGTGAAGAACCGGCGGTTGAAAAGGATGTTGTGATTCTGCATTATCCGCCGTATCTTGGAAATCCGGTCGCAACGGATTTTCATACCGTTCTGCAATGCTATCAGCCGCTGCGCGATTTTGTTCATGTCGCGGTCTTTGCTAAAGAAGACAGCACGTTAGTTTTCGGCAATGAAACCCGCAGTGTCAGTGCCGGCTTATCGTTCCATGAATTCGATGCAGTTCCCGGTAAACAGGCCGCCTCATTGCTCCGGAGTAATGAACCGGTGGCACAGGTCGAGGGATTATATGAAATTTTTGACGGCATTCCTTACCGGACAGATAAAGTGCCGTATATCTGGTCATCCGAATGTCATACGCTCTTTAGAGAGTACGCCGGATATGATCTTGATCCGCATGACGGACGCTGGGCGGATATCAATGAGAATGGAATTGCGGACTGGTTTGAATTATGTCAACCGGACAAAAAAGTGCAGCGGCCCTGA
- the trpD gene encoding anthranilate phosphoribosyltransferase, giving the protein MIKKAIQTLIHGGTLEREDAYHAIMNVMTGEATQAQIGGFITALRMHGETPEIIAGAAQAMRETSIKVKCDDPDAVDIVGTGGDGAKTFNISTAAAFVTAGAGITVAKHGSYGVSSQCGSANVLAALGINLDYSPEQVERCLNETGIAFLFAQTFHPAMKNAAGPRKELGFWSLFNILGPLCNPADIKKGVIGVFRPELVPIMTDAAAQLGMTYLFVVHGHDGLDEITTTTTTSMMEIRRGKLESYEVHPAGFGIPTAEKEDITGGDPLENAGIIRRLLSGEEHGPKRDILLLNAAFAIMAGGKTGAPPEAMALAAESIDSGAALKKLDLLIERSRKG; this is encoded by the coding sequence ATGATAAAAAAAGCGATTCAAACTCTGATTCACGGCGGCACGCTGGAGCGGGAAGATGCCTATCACGCGATTATGAATGTGATGACCGGTGAAGCAACGCAGGCGCAGATCGGCGGCTTTATTACGGCACTCCGGATGCACGGTGAAACGCCGGAAATTATTGCCGGTGCGGCGCAGGCCATGCGTGAAACATCCATCAAAGTTAAATGCGACGATCCAGACGCGGTCGATATTGTCGGTACCGGCGGCGACGGAGCCAAAACATTTAACATTTCAACCGCTGCGGCATTTGTCACCGCCGGCGCCGGGATCACCGTTGCCAAACATGGCAGCTACGGCGTTTCGAGCCAGTGCGGTTCCGCAAACGTTTTGGCGGCGCTCGGTATCAACCTCGACTATTCCCCGGAACAGGTCGAGCGCTGTCTGAATGAAACAGGCATTGCATTTCTCTTTGCACAGACATTTCATCCGGCGATGAAAAACGCCGCCGGTCCGCGCAAAGAGCTCGGCTTCTGGAGCCTCTTTAATATTCTCGGCCCGCTTTGCAATCCCGCTGATATAAAAAAAGGCGTGATCGGGGTGTTTCGCCCGGAACTCGTTCCGATTATGACCGACGCGGCAGCGCAACTCGGTATGACCTATTTATTTGTGGTTCACGGTCACGACGGACTCGATGAAATTACAACCACAACCACCACATCCATGATGGAAATACGGCGCGGAAAACTTGAATCCTACGAGGTGCATCCCGCCGGGTTTGGAATTCCCACTGCGGAAAAAGAAGATATCACCGGCGGCGATCCGCTCGAAAATGCCGGCATTATCCGGCGCCTGCTGAGCGGCGAAGAACACGGACCGAAACGCGATATTCTGCTGCTCAACGCTGCATTCGCCATCATGGCCGGCGGGAAAACCGGCGCGCCGCCGGAAGCGATGGCGCTTGCCGCCGAATCCATCGACTCCGGCGCCGCACTCAAAAAACTTGACCTGCTCATTGAGCGCTCCCGAAAAGGATAA
- the gcvPA gene encoding aminomethyl-transferring glycine dehydrogenase subunit GcvPA yields the protein MSIQPFACTSPDDENAMLAAIGAENFDDLFAHIPPEFQTGCFNLPAGLSELEMMRQMRTVARKNSGAVLNFCGAGFYDHFIPAAIDSLAARGEFFTAYTPYQPEAAQGTLQAAFEYQTAIARLTGMEVSNASLYDGGSALFEGMMMALRITKRNRVLVDEGVNPVYRMMLQSYTRNLNVEYREISLAGGIADRDAFAKNLNEKTGAVLLQNPNFFGCIDDLSGLIEQAHRAGALAVLSTYPVSLGILKTPGEMDADIVTGDGQSLGLPLSFGGPYLGFMATKKKYVRNLPGRIVGITNDAKGRRGFVLTLQAREQHIRREKAASNICTNAQHCALRAIIYLSLLGKTGFVSVAQQCADRAAYAWSQLKRISGVELLFDRPFFNEFAIRLPKNSGDVVGELIKEGIAAGFPVGRYYAELDNVLLCAFTEKHTQQEIDLLAAKLETVL from the coding sequence ATGTCAATTCAGCCGTTTGCCTGCACGAGTCCGGATGACGAAAATGCAATGCTTGCCGCCATCGGAGCCGAAAATTTCGATGATCTGTTTGCGCATATTCCGCCGGAGTTTCAAACCGGCTGTTTTAATCTGCCGGCCGGACTTTCCGAGCTGGAAATGATGCGGCAGATGCGCACTGTGGCGCGCAAAAATTCCGGTGCCGTTCTTAATTTCTGCGGCGCCGGTTTTTATGACCATTTTATTCCGGCGGCGATCGACTCGCTTGCCGCACGCGGCGAGTTCTTTACGGCATATACGCCGTATCAGCCGGAAGCGGCGCAGGGTACATTGCAGGCGGCGTTTGAATATCAAACTGCGATCGCGCGACTCACTGGAATGGAGGTTTCCAACGCGTCGCTTTACGACGGCGGCTCCGCGCTGTTTGAAGGTATGATGATGGCGCTGCGCATTACAAAACGGAATCGCGTACTCGTTGATGAAGGCGTGAATCCTGTTTACCGGATGATGCTGCAAAGTTATACGCGCAACCTGAATGTTGAATACCGCGAAATTTCACTTGCCGGCGGAATTGCCGACCGCGATGCATTTGCAAAAAATCTGAACGAAAAAACCGGCGCGGTGCTTTTACAGAATCCAAACTTTTTCGGCTGCATTGACGATCTCTCCGGATTGATTGAGCAGGCGCATCGTGCCGGTGCACTCGCTGTTCTATCAACCTATCCGGTTTCGCTTGGAATCTTAAAGACGCCCGGTGAAATGGATGCAGATATTGTGACCGGCGACGGGCAAAGCCTCGGACTTCCGCTTTCGTTCGGCGGGCCGTATCTCGGGTTTATGGCGACAAAGAAAAAATATGTCCGCAATCTGCCGGGACGCATCGTCGGCATCACCAACGACGCTAAAGGCCGGCGCGGATTTGTTTTAACGCTGCAGGCGCGCGAACAGCATATCCGGCGCGAAAAAGCGGCGTCGAACATTTGCACCAATGCGCAGCACTGCGCGCTGCGCGCAATTATTTATCTTTCGCTGCTCGGCAAAACCGGTTTTGTAAGTGTCGCGCAGCAGTGCGCCGACCGTGCTGCGTATGCGTGGTCGCAACTGAAAAGGATCTCCGGTGTTGAATTGCTGTTTGACCGCCCGTTTTTTAATGAGTTTGCAATCAGGCTGCCCAAAAATTCCGGTGATGTCGTCGGCGAATTAATTAAAGAGGGTATTGCTGCCGGATTTCCTGTCGGACGCTATTATGCTGAATTGGATAATGTTCTGCTTTGCGCTTTCACCGAAAAACATACGCAGCAGGAAATTGATCTGCTCGCCGCAAAACTGGAAACAGTTTTGTAG
- the gcvPB gene encoding aminomethyl-transferring glycine dehydrogenase subunit GcvPB codes for MNSALIYELSAKGRSGVRMPADRLSKGHVIPKNLLRAVPAELPEVSESEAVRHFTRLSQQNFSVDTHFYPLGSCTMKYNPRACEAAAALPEFSGMHPLLPQLAGGGSLTQGSLEILYSLERTLSEINGLAEFTLQPLAGSHGELTAVMIMAAYHRDRRNKKTHIIIPDSAHGTNPASAALGGYDVVSIPSDASGDMDLEKFKVALNEETAGVMLTLPSTIGVFNPRVKEIIEAVHAVDGLMYYDGANFNAIMGRIKPGELGFDLCHLNLHKSFSTPHGGGGPGSGPVGVCEKLRPFLPVSRVVKTAAETFALDYDHPKSIGYIAPFYGNFAVLVKAYAYLLMLGRDGLRATSDRAVLNANYIQEKLRPCFPAATEGRCMHECVFSGKALANGIRTLDLAKALIDRGFHAPTVYFPLIIPDAIMIEPTETETRETLDEFCRAMIEIAEQAKTDPEALHRAPVTTPVSRLDEVAAAKNMELVFTD; via the coding sequence GTGAACTCTGCGTTAATTTACGAGTTGAGTGCGAAAGGGCGGAGCGGAGTGAGAATGCCGGCAGACCGGCTCTCAAAGGGTCATGTTATTCCGAAAAATTTATTGCGCGCAGTGCCGGCGGAACTGCCGGAAGTTTCAGAGAGCGAAGCGGTGCGCCATTTTACACGCCTGTCCCAGCAGAATTTTTCAGTGGATACCCATTTTTATCCGCTCGGTTCGTGTACCATGAAATATAATCCGCGCGCGTGCGAAGCGGCGGCGGCGCTGCCGGAATTCAGCGGAATGCATCCGCTGCTGCCGCAGCTTGCCGGCGGCGGTTCGCTGACGCAGGGATCGCTCGAAATTCTCTATTCACTCGAGCGCACGCTGTCGGAAATAAATGGACTCGCCGAGTTTACATTGCAGCCGCTGGCCGGATCGCACGGTGAATTAACGGCGGTGATGATCATGGCGGCATATCATCGCGACCGCAGAAATAAAAAAACGCACATCATTATTCCGGATTCAGCGCACGGTACAAATCCGGCCAGCGCCGCACTTGGCGGTTATGATGTGGTTTCAATCCCGTCCGATGCCAGCGGCGATATGGATCTGGAAAAATTTAAAGTTGCGCTCAATGAGGAAACTGCCGGTGTGATGCTGACACTGCCGAGCACGATCGGCGTATTTAATCCGCGCGTAAAAGAAATTATTGAAGCCGTTCATGCGGTGGACGGTTTGATGTATTACGACGGGGCAAATTTTAATGCGATCATGGGGCGTATTAAGCCCGGTGAACTCGGCTTTGATTTATGCCATTTAAATCTGCATAAATCATTTTCAACGCCGCACGGCGGCGGCGGACCGGGCTCCGGTCCGGTCGGCGTCTGTGAAAAGCTGCGTCCGTTTCTGCCGGTGTCGCGCGTGGTGAAAACTGCCGCCGAGACATTTGCTCTGGATTATGACCATCCAAAAAGCATCGGCTACATCGCACCGTTTTACGGCAATTTTGCGGTGCTGGTGAAAGCCTATGCATATTTGCTGATGCTCGGCCGCGACGGGTTGCGCGCCACGAGCGATCGCGCTGTGCTGAATGCAAATTATATTCAGGAAAAGCTGCGCCCCTGTTTTCCGGCAGCGACTGAGGGACGCTGCATGCACGAATGTGTATTCAGCGGAAAAGCACTCGCCAACGGAATTCGCACGCTCGACCTGGCGAAAGCGCTGATCGACCGCGGATTCCATGCGCCGACGGTGTATTTCCCGCTAATCATTCCGGACGCGATCATGATTGAACCGACGGAAACCGAAACGCGCGAAACACTGGATGAGTTTTGCCGCGCAATGATTGAAATCGCCGAACAGGCCAAAACTGATCCCGAAGCCTTACATCGCGCGCCGGTCACTACGCCCGTCAGCCGCCTCGATGAAGTTGCTGCCGCAAAAAATATGGAACTGGTGTTTACAGACTGA
- a CDS encoding type II toxin-antitoxin system Phd/YefM family antitoxin: MKLSESIMPISHFKANAAEIINQVCAGGNPVIVTQNGYAKVIIQDLKEYEREQERAALLEIFRQGEEDIAAGRTAPADKVFARLRKEVKRKYPDCNL; this comes from the coding sequence ATGAAACTCAGCGAATCCATTATGCCGATCAGTCATTTCAAAGCAAACGCTGCTGAAATTATTAATCAGGTTTGCGCCGGCGGAAATCCTGTAATTGTTACGCAAAATGGCTATGCAAAAGTTATTATTCAGGATTTGAAAGAATACGAACGCGAACAGGAACGTGCTGCACTGCTCGAAATTTTTCGGCAGGGTGAAGAGGATATTGCTGCTGGACGAACTGCGCCGGCAGATAAAGTTTTTGCACGCTTACGCAAAGAAGTTAAAAGAAAGTATCCTGATTGCAACTTATGA
- a CDS encoding type II toxin-antitoxin system RelE/ParE family toxin yields the protein MSLALHVTSNAESDLKSIYEYIAKDHSQRADAIISGLETQMLKLTQFPNSGHIPPEFDNGVQQATYREFRYKPYRIFYEIFPNKLSIVAVLDCRRNIRELIQERMIRS from the coding sequence ATGAGTTTAGCACTTCATGTTACAAGCAATGCAGAATCCGATCTGAAATCCATTTACGAATATATTGCAAAAGATCATTCGCAACGAGCAGATGCGATTATTTCCGGTTTGGAAACCCAAATGCTTAAACTCACTCAATTCCCAAACAGTGGTCATATTCCGCCGGAATTTGATAATGGTGTTCAGCAGGCAACATACAGAGAGTTCCGATATAAACCATATCGGATTTTTTATGAAATATTTCCAAATAAACTTTCTATTGTCGCAGTCCTTGATTGCCGCCGGAATATTAGAGAATTAATTCAGGAACGAATGATAAGGAGCTGA
- a CDS encoding Dabb family protein, whose protein sequence is MVKHIVLWTMKPEAVPEKKLEAKNRLEALVGMIPGLHTLEVGIDAGNGTMSLYSELDSFDALAGYQEHPAHKTAGALIQELAAARCVSDYET, encoded by the coding sequence ATGGTTAAGCACATTGTACTTTGGACGATGAAGCCGGAGGCAGTGCCGGAGAAAAAACTGGAAGCAAAAAACCGGTTGGAAGCATTGGTCGGAATGATACCGGGACTGCATACACTGGAGGTCGGAATTGACGCCGGAAACGGAACGATGTCGCTTTATTCCGAACTTGATTCGTTTGATGCGCTCGCCGGATATCAGGAACATCCGGCCCATAAAACTGCCGGCGCACTGATTCAAGAACTTGCGGCAGCACGATGTGTTTCAGATTACGAAACCTGA
- a CDS encoding sugar-binding protein, with protein MKTLFVTLLFSAHTYVYGSQQYGEPEEIPEAGHIRIDGKLSEWRNIDWTPLPEIIDGNPAITKAEWAIRWNDDPALFIAVRYVDPEFVLKNGYAGTHAQDCVEIFVRADTGSSPEKYAATQSSAQNYIFGLAPDKKTVWKKLAGADRFPQHNPATAAITVDGDTINYEIMVPLYDRFDSQNRRRVSKSEPVVEMEIGVDILIIDAGTNGYRGTVAENLMDDKRNNAGHIAVHTLAE; from the coding sequence ATGAAAACACTGTTTGTCACCCTGCTCTTTTCCGCACATACGTATGTATATGGTTCTCAGCAATACGGCGAACCGGAGGAGATTCCGGAAGCCGGCCACATCCGTATTGACGGAAAATTGAGCGAGTGGCGCAATATTGACTGGACACCGCTGCCGGAAATTATTGACGGCAATCCGGCAATTACCAAGGCCGAGTGGGCAATCCGCTGGAACGATGATCCGGCGCTTTTCATCGCCGTGCGCTACGTCGATCCCGAATTCGTTTTAAAAAACGGGTATGCCGGAACCCATGCTCAGGACTGCGTCGAAATTTTTGTGCGCGCTGACACCGGCAGTTCGCCGGAAAAATATGCAGCCACTCAATCAAGCGCTCAGAATTATATTTTCGGCCTTGCTCCGGATAAAAAAACCGTTTGGAAAAAACTGGCCGGCGCCGACCGCTTTCCGCAACACAATCCGGCAACCGCTGCCATTACTGTTGACGGCGACACAATAAATTACGAAATCATGGTGCCGCTTTACGACCGGTTTGATAGTCAAAACCGGCGACGCGTCAGTAAAAGCGAACCGGTTGTTGAGATGGAAATCGGCGTCGATATTTTAATTATCGACGCCGGAACAAACGGCTATCGCGGTACCGTCGCCGAAAATCTGATGGATGACAAACGCAACAACGCCGGTCACATCGCTGTTCACACACTGGCGGAATAA
- the ruvC gene encoding crossover junction endodeoxyribonuclease RuvC: MSTIRILGVDTSLRSSGVGVIEMSGGEVRALVYGRIHNKPALLHTGCLAAIHREIDKLITEFEPDEVAIEGAFFAKNARTAMILGQARGVVLAACALRTLPVFEYSPRTIKQSITGVGTAQKGQVAKMVMRLLNLKSEPQEDAADALAAALCHANQRNLPEALRSAPV; this comes from the coding sequence ATGAGTACGATCCGCATTCTCGGCGTAGATACATCACTGCGTTCTTCCGGTGTCGGCGTGATTGAAATGTCCGGTGGTGAAGTGCGCGCGCTGGTATATGGCCGGATTCATAACAAACCGGCACTGCTGCACACGGGCTGTCTCGCCGCAATCCACCGTGAAATTGATAAACTCATCACCGAGTTTGAACCCGACGAGGTGGCGATCGAGGGCGCATTTTTCGCAAAAAATGCCAGGACCGCAATGATTCTGGGTCAGGCGCGCGGCGTGGTTTTAGCGGCGTGCGCGCTGCGGACGCTGCCGGTGTTTGAATATTCACCGCGTACAATTAAGCAGTCGATCACCGGTGTCGGCACGGCGCAAAAAGGACAGGTTGCAAAAATGGTGATGCGCCTGCTTAATTTGAAGTCGGAGCCGCAGGAGGATGCGGCGGATGCGCTGGCAGCGGCGCTGTGTCATGCCAATCAACGCAATCTGCCGGAAGCCTTGCGTTCGGCGCCGGTTTAG
- the accB gene encoding acetyl-CoA carboxylase biotin carboxyl carrier protein produces MDFKEIKKIAQIMTDHDLSEFIFEDDNSTLQMKRGATVVAAAPQIVSMPAAAPAAVPAGTPASVVAPDAAPAADDGLIEIPSPMVGTFYRAPSPDAPPFVEVGADISETSVVCIIEAMKVMNEIQADVKGRIKKILIDNATPVQFGQPLFLVEPA; encoded by the coding sequence ATGGATTTCAAAGAAATTAAAAAAATCGCTCAGATAATGACCGATCATGATCTCTCAGAATTTATTTTCGAAGACGACAACAGCACATTACAGATGAAACGCGGTGCCACTGTGGTAGCCGCCGCGCCGCAGATTGTATCAATGCCTGCCGCAGCTCCGGCGGCTGTTCCTGCCGGCACACCGGCGTCTGTTGTCGCACCGGACGCTGCACCGGCCGCCGATGACGGTTTAATTGAAATTCCATCACCGATGGTTGGCACATTCTACCGTGCACCGTCGCCGGATGCGCCGCCATTTGTGGAAGTCGGTGCCGATATTTCTGAAACGAGTGTAGTTTGCATTATTGAAGCGATGAAGGTGATGAATGAAATTCAGGCGGACGTAAAGGGCAGGATTAAGAAAATTCTGATCGATAACGCCACACCGGTGCAGTTCGGTCAGCCGCTTTTCCTCGTAGAGCCGGCTTAA